The Clostridium sporogenes genome contains a region encoding:
- a CDS encoding desulfoferrodoxin, with product MVKLNEVYKCEVCGNMVEVVHASGGQLVCCGKPMKLLEENTTDAALEKHVPVVEKTDNGIKVKVGEKQHPMEEKHYIEWIEVITENKVYKKYLKPGEKPEAEFKLDEEVVKVREYCNIHGLWKK from the coding sequence ATGGTAAAATTAAACGAAGTATACAAATGTGAAGTCTGTGGTAATATGGTAGAGGTTGTTCATGCTTCAGGAGGACAACTAGTATGCTGTGGTAAGCCTATGAAGCTATTGGAAGAAAATACAACAGATGCAGCCTTAGAAAAGCATGTTCCAGTAGTTGAAAAGACAGATAATGGGATTAAAGTAAAAGTTGGAGAAAAACAACATCCAATGGAAGAAAAACACTATATAGAATGGATAGAAGTTATTACAGAAAATAAAGTTTATAAAAAATATTTAAAACCAGGAGAAAAACCAGAAGCAGAATTTAAATTAGATGAAGAAGTAGTAAAGGTTAGAGAATATTGTAATATACATGGACTATGGAAAAAATAA
- a CDS encoding GH36-type glycosyl hydrolase domain-containing protein, with the protein MTVFIPICVSLIILTYLIYKNSDSKESLIDDINNIFFSEDKQNLEQLAENISEFHSIVSNRKCRKLVLESLDKSYERIMNNYKYIVSLDEDINMTVPAGEWLLDNIYLIEKEYKDIKKNMPSSYYVKLPVINKGIMKCYPRVYHLALAIIHNFHGNMDKDFIIKFINEYQKNNILTSSEVWALPIMLRIALIQKISMITEEITYIQRERKRGEELADKIIKNYNDGDLEKTIDELKDDGINISPYFMETFINIINDNGIKEEKLNLFIQEQLEIKEKNIDNIINLGYRKQSKQQIIMGNCINGLRDIEAINWKNIFQNVSVIEEILKEDPLKVYNDMDFPSKDFYRNKIERLSRKLKLPESYIAKKSIECAQQFQVKAEEDNYKKHVGYYIVEEKGVRLLKKVLGVKNEEKDKIKDFLIKNKVRSYITSIIVFTFIFEFFIIKSIEYNNIYIMLLQIIVLLIPSSEIIISILNWSLNNLTKPDFIPKLQFTNGITKENSTVVVIPTLIGSKKRAQELVKDMEVYYLANKEKNLYFAILGDFKDSKSEKEENDEEIIKEMLKRVKVLNNKYSKAGEEIFFFLNRYRQYNEKEKIWMGWERKRGKLEEFNKLIRGEKNTSYNTISGDINILKKVKYVITLDADTKLPRNVAKKLIGAMEHPLNKPIINNVKKSVIHGYGLMQPRISIGVEDANKTLFSKIFSGQVGLDTYTTAVSDIYQDVFKEGIFTGKGIYHVDTFNTMLNGEIKENSVLSHDLLEGSYVRTALVTDIELVDGYPAYYNSSCKRLHRWVRGDWQLIPWIFKRTAINRLSKWKIIDNIRRSLLAPTIIRLILISLLSYYGTNEMITVAFLSIIAPILFNVSEVIIFPGKGIGLSGRIYSVKNVLKQFFLIFTFIPHKAYLMLDAIARTLYRLLISKKNLLEWQTAEEAEKMSRKDFRGYIKNMWVGSLIALIILYLSIIRSNELAILLVPACIIWFISPYIAFYVSQDKKNELYLTKDNRGLLVDIARRTWAYFEDFVCEDTKWLAPDNYQKEPYKGIAYRTSPTNMGMGITSNIVAYDLGFITLENLINRLENIVSSMNNLDKYEGHFYNWYDIKNGKALNPRYISAVDSGNLVGYLWLTEESLKDIINKPLLSKKNIDGLLSILELANEELKKEEDIDNFYFNIIFILKEMEPDIVFINNIFIKILNKQKELDNFNIDINNFYWNKKLYDFLNESIQEFKKLIPWKDEIIENIGICKDIIEEIRDFVTKIPIKKMPDKINYIIKNLEQIKTKDNYEREWILNFINNLNISSDNIKNLIQDIYGLNLKLDELAKNTDFKVLYNKDRNLFTIGYNVDSGEMANSYYDLLASEARQASFVAIAKGDIPQDNWITLGRGITYMGKKLKGLASWSGTMFEYFMPLLIMKNYEGTLLDETYKSVIKGQRLYAKNKRIPWGISESAFYHFDGDKNYQYMAFGVPGIGIKRGLSKDLVISPYSTILALQKDISSGIENINTLIDSKLLDRYGFYEAVDYTKSRIPKGKSKAIIKSFMVHHQGMSLMALNNILNNNILQNRFHNKPEVKATELLLQERKSNRIIYNRSIKKYNTELKLNNINQYSRIYNTAKTDMPRVGLLSNGSYSLMISNRGGGYSKKDDTTIYRWREDLTSDSKGLFFYIKNINANNYWSATYEPCKFEGEHYKAQFSSEKIIFSRLDGNIITETHVTVSQEDDAEIRSINLKNNSNNDRVIEVTSYCEATLANYNADLVHPSFSNLFVKTELKEEPFCILANRRKRSEKDISPWLIQTVAVEGQQVGGFQYETSRIDFIGRGRNLSNPQAMDNEANLKSSLGPVLDPIISIRTRVKLKAKENCIVAYTTAFCNSKEEGIKIAEKYRNIDNVKNAFNLSWTHSNLEMKHLGIRSTAANMYQYIVSNILFINRNMKERESYIKYIKSGQSDLWAYGISGDHPIVLATLDKESGIDIVRQLLIAYRYWKMKNINVDLIIVNTKESSYMKTIEDSILNLINTLGLMNNINKSAGIFLFNKSTMKEEALSLLKAICRLYIDANKGSLAEQIDTGNNKNKELDLLQKKEIQYTAKPYNFKVPKLEYFNDIGGFDIGNNEYTIVLENYNNTPLPWINVMSNGNFGFHVSESGSSYSWYKNSRENKLTNWCNDPVIDGESEHLYIRDEETGEIWSITPKPIRDEGKYIINHGFGYSNFKHYTKGIIGEITSYCPIEDNCKISIIKLKNNTNIKREISVTYYASTVLGVSKQLSSPYISTYLDKENFIYSRNPYNSSFRETTAYLKIVGGEEESFTGNRKEFLGIDGTIENPKALNYEKLSNEVGAGIDPCMAENSKITLEPNEEKVLIAILGAEDSIETVKENINKYDNEIVAFKELDNTKEYWKSLTETIKVKTPDKSMDLMLNGWLLYQVIVCRLWARTAFYQSGGAYGFRDQLQDVMSVCYIDPEITKKQIIYSSSRQFKEGDVQHWWHPVVESGIRTRFSDDLLWLPYVTIDYIKNTGDYSILDESTNYLEEPPLKEGEDERYNVASVSREKGTIYEHCIRAINRALKFGEHNIPLMGSGDWNDGMSTVGNQGKGESVWLGWFLYTILESFINICDYKKDVVNMERYKEYLQFIKENIEKNAWDGSWYRRAYFDNGTPLGSIENEECTIDSLSQSWSVLSGAGKEDRVKEAMAAVERNLIKKDKGIIALLTPAFDKSTLQPGYIKGYLPGVRENGGQYTHAAIWVVLAFSKLKMEDKAWSLFNMINPINHTKSYFNCQNYKVEPYVMTADIYDVEPHIGRGGWSWYTGAASWMYRTGIEGILGLKLKGKDGFYVDPCIPKDWSEYEILYNRGNCKYNIKVVRENKKELWVDGKLKEGNIIPIFEEGTHEIKVII; encoded by the coding sequence ATGACAGTGTTTATACCAATTTGTGTGAGTTTAATTATTTTAACATATTTAATATATAAGAATAGTGATAGTAAAGAAAGTTTAATAGATGATATAAATAATATATTTTTTAGTGAAGATAAACAGAATTTAGAACAATTGGCAGAAAATATTTCAGAATTTCATAGTATAGTATCTAATAGAAAATGTAGAAAATTAGTTTTGGAAAGTTTAGATAAAAGTTATGAGAGAATAATGAATAATTACAAATACATAGTATCTTTAGATGAAGATATAAATATGACTGTACCTGCTGGAGAGTGGTTATTAGACAATATATATCTTATAGAAAAAGAATATAAAGATATAAAAAAAAATATGCCATCTTCTTATTATGTAAAATTACCTGTTATAAATAAAGGTATAATGAAATGTTACCCTAGAGTATATCATTTAGCTTTAGCTATAATACACAATTTTCATGGAAATATGGATAAAGATTTTATAATAAAATTTATTAATGAATATCAGAAGAATAATATATTGACTAGCTCAGAAGTATGGGCTTTGCCTATAATGTTGAGAATAGCTTTAATACAAAAGATATCTATGATAACAGAAGAAATAACATATATACAAAGAGAAAGAAAAAGGGGAGAAGAATTAGCAGATAAAATAATTAAAAATTATAATGATGGAGATTTAGAAAAAACTATTGATGAATTAAAGGATGATGGGATAAATATTAGTCCTTATTTTATGGAAACATTTATAAATATAATAAATGATAATGGAATAAAAGAAGAAAAATTAAATCTATTTATACAAGAACAATTAGAGATAAAAGAAAAAAACATAGATAACATAATAAATTTAGGATATAGAAAACAATCTAAACAACAAATAATTATGGGTAATTGTATAAATGGATTAAGGGATATAGAAGCTATTAATTGGAAAAATATATTTCAGAATGTTAGTGTTATCGAAGAAATATTAAAAGAAGACCCTTTAAAAGTTTATAATGATATGGATTTCCCATCCAAAGACTTTTATAGAAATAAAATAGAGAGACTTTCAAGAAAATTAAAACTCCCAGAAAGTTATATAGCAAAAAAAAGTATAGAATGTGCACAGCAATTTCAAGTTAAAGCTGAGGAAGATAATTATAAAAAACATGTAGGATACTATATAGTTGAAGAAAAGGGGGTTAGATTACTCAAAAAAGTATTAGGTGTAAAAAATGAAGAAAAGGATAAAATAAAAGATTTTTTAATTAAAAATAAAGTTAGATCTTATATAACTAGCATAATAGTTTTTACATTTATATTTGAATTTTTCATTATTAAATCCATAGAATACAATAATATATATATAATGCTGTTACAAATCATAGTACTGTTAATACCTAGCAGTGAAATTATAATATCCATACTAAATTGGAGTTTGAATAATTTAACTAAGCCAGATTTTATACCTAAATTACAATTCACAAATGGTATAACTAAGGAAAATTCAACAGTTGTTGTAATACCTACATTAATAGGAAGTAAAAAAAGAGCTCAAGAATTAGTAAAGGATATGGAAGTATATTATTTAGCTAATAAAGAAAAGAATCTTTATTTTGCTATTTTAGGAGATTTTAAAGATAGCAAAAGTGAAAAAGAAGAAAATGATGAAGAAATAATAAAAGAAATGTTAAAGAGAGTAAAGGTGTTAAATAATAAGTATTCCAAAGCAGGAGAAGAAATATTTTTCTTTTTAAATAGATATAGACAATATAATGAAAAAGAAAAAATATGGATGGGATGGGAAAGAAAGAGAGGAAAGTTAGAAGAATTTAATAAGCTTATACGTGGAGAAAAAAATACTAGTTACAATACTATAAGTGGAGATATAAATATTTTAAAAAAAGTTAAATATGTAATAACACTAGATGCAGATACAAAACTTCCAAGGAATGTGGCTAAAAAGCTAATAGGCGCTATGGAGCATCCACTTAATAAACCTATAATAAATAATGTGAAAAAATCAGTGATTCATGGATATGGGCTTATGCAGCCTAGAATTAGTATAGGTGTAGAAGATGCTAATAAAACCTTATTTTCAAAAATTTTTTCCGGACAGGTAGGATTAGATACTTATACTACGGCTGTATCTGATATTTATCAAGATGTATTTAAAGAAGGTATATTTACAGGAAAAGGGATATATCATGTGGATACTTTTAATACTATGCTTAATGGAGAAATAAAAGAAAATTCTGTCTTAAGCCACGATTTATTAGAGGGATCTTATGTTAGAACAGCTTTAGTTACAGATATAGAATTAGTAGACGGATACCCAGCCTATTACAATTCAAGTTGTAAAAGACTACATAGATGGGTTAGAGGTGACTGGCAGCTTATACCTTGGATATTTAAAAGAACAGCAATAAATAGATTATCAAAATGGAAAATAATAGATAATATCAGAAGAAGTCTTTTAGCCCCAACTATAATTAGACTTATATTAATTTCTTTACTTAGTTATTATGGAACTAATGAAATGATTACAGTAGCTTTTCTTTCTATTATTGCACCTATATTGTTTAATGTTTCAGAGGTTATTATTTTCCCAGGTAAAGGGATAGGTTTATCTGGTAGGATATATAGTGTGAAAAATGTATTAAAACAATTCTTTTTAATATTTACTTTTATACCTCACAAAGCATATTTAATGTTAGATGCTATAGCAAGAACTTTATATAGACTTCTTATAAGTAAAAAAAATTTATTAGAATGGCAAACTGCAGAAGAGGCAGAGAAAATGTCTCGAAAGGATTTTAGGGGATATATAAAAAATATGTGGGTGGGGAGCTTAATAGCTCTTATTATACTTTACTTATCTATAATAAGATCTAATGAATTAGCTATATTACTTGTACCTGCTTGTATAATTTGGTTTATTAGTCCTTATATAGCTTTCTATGTAAGCCAGGATAAGAAAAATGAATTATATTTAACTAAAGACAATAGAGGATTATTAGTTGATATAGCTAGAAGAACGTGGGCTTATTTTGAAGATTTTGTTTGTGAAGATACCAAATGGTTAGCACCAGATAACTATCAGAAAGAACCATATAAAGGAATAGCCTATAGAACATCCCCTACTAATATGGGAATGGGAATAACTTCAAATATTGTAGCCTATGATTTAGGATTTATAACATTAGAAAATCTTATAAATAGATTAGAAAATATAGTATCTAGTATGAATAATTTAGATAAATATGAGGGACATTTTTATAATTGGTATGATATAAAAAATGGTAAAGCATTAAATCCTAGATATATATCTGCAGTAGATAGTGGGAATTTAGTAGGATATTTATGGCTTACAGAAGAATCTCTAAAGGATATTATAAATAAACCTTTATTAAGCAAAAAAAATATTGATGGGTTATTAAGTATACTAGAATTAGCTAATGAAGAATTAAAAAAAGAAGAGGATATAGATAACTTTTATTTTAATATAATATTTATTTTAAAAGAAATGGAACCGGATATTGTTTTTATAAACAATATATTTATAAAAATATTAAACAAGCAAAAGGAATTAGATAATTTTAATATAGATATAAACAATTTCTATTGGAATAAAAAGTTATACGATTTTTTAAATGAATCTATTCAGGAATTTAAAAAATTAATTCCTTGGAAGGATGAAATAATAGAAAATATAGGAATATGTAAAGATATAATAGAAGAGATTAGAGACTTTGTCACAAAGATACCTATAAAAAAAATGCCAGATAAAATAAATTATATTATTAAAAATTTAGAACAAATAAAAACAAAGGATAATTATGAAAGAGAATGGATTTTAAATTTTATAAATAATTTAAATATTAGTAGTGATAATATTAAAAATTTAATACAGGATATATATGGATTAAATTTAAAATTAGATGAATTAGCTAAAAATACAGATTTCAAAGTTTTATACAATAAGGATAGAAATTTATTTACTATAGGATACAATGTAGATTCAGGAGAGATGGCAAATTCTTATTATGATTTATTAGCTTCAGAAGCTAGGCAAGCAAGTTTTGTTGCTATAGCAAAGGGGGACATTCCACAAGATAATTGGATAACATTAGGTAGAGGTATAACTTATATGGGGAAAAAATTAAAAGGTTTAGCTTCTTGGAGTGGAACTATGTTTGAGTATTTTATGCCTTTATTAATAATGAAGAATTATGAAGGTACTTTATTAGATGAAACCTATAAATCAGTAATAAAAGGACAGCGATTGTATGCTAAAAATAAAAGGATACCTTGGGGAATATCAGAATCTGCATTTTATCATTTTGATGGAGATAAAAACTATCAATATATGGCTTTTGGTGTGCCTGGTATAGGAATAAAAAGAGGATTGTCTAAGGATTTAGTTATATCGCCTTATTCAACTATATTAGCTTTACAAAAAGATATAAGTAGTGGTATTGAGAATATAAATACACTAATAGATTCTAAATTATTAGATAGATACGGATTTTATGAGGCTGTAGACTATACTAAAAGTAGAATACCGAAAGGAAAGAGTAAGGCTATAATTAAATCTTTTATGGTACATCATCAGGGAATGAGCCTCATGGCTTTAAATAATATTCTTAATAATAATATACTTCAAAATAGATTTCATAATAAACCAGAAGTTAAAGCTACAGAACTATTATTACAAGAAAGAAAAAGTAATAGAATTATATACAATAGAAGTATAAAAAAATATAACACAGAATTGAAGCTTAATAATATCAATCAATATAGTAGAATCTATAACACAGCTAAAACTGATATGCCTAGAGTAGGGTTATTATCTAATGGAAGTTATTCTTTAATGATTTCTAATAGAGGTGGAGGATATAGTAAAAAAGATGATACTACTATTTATAGATGGAGAGAGGACTTAACTTCTGACTCTAAAGGATTGTTTTTTTATATAAAAAATATAAATGCTAATAATTATTGGAGCGCTACTTATGAACCTTGTAAATTTGAAGGTGAGCATTATAAAGCTCAGTTTTCTAGTGAAAAAATTATTTTTTCAAGATTGGATGGCAACATAATAACTGAAACTCATGTTACGGTTTCTCAAGAAGATGATGCAGAAATAAGAAGCATAAATTTAAAAAATAATAGTAATAATGACAGAGTGATAGAAGTAACTAGTTATTGTGAGGCTACACTAGCAAATTATAATGCAGATTTAGTTCATCCTAGCTTTAGCAATTTATTTGTAAAAACAGAATTGAAGGAAGAACCTTTTTGTATTTTAGCCAATAGAAGAAAAAGAAGTGAAAAGGATATATCTCCTTGGTTAATTCAAACTGTAGCTGTGGAAGGGCAACAAGTTGGTGGATTTCAATATGAAACAAGTAGAATAGATTTTATAGGAAGAGGAAGAAACTTATCTAATCCGCAGGCTATGGATAATGAAGCTAACCTTAAAAGCTCTTTAGGACCGGTGCTAGACCCTATTATAAGCATAAGAACTAGAGTAAAATTAAAGGCTAAAGAAAACTGCATAGTAGCCTATACAACTGCTTTTTGTAATTCTAAAGAAGAAGGAATAAAAATAGCAGAGAAATATAGAAATATAGATAATGTAAAAAATGCCTTTAACTTATCTTGGACTCACAGTAATTTAGAAATGAAACATTTAGGTATAAGATCTACCGCAGCTAATATGTATCAGTATATTGTATCTAATATATTATTTATAAATAGAAATATGAAGGAAAGAGAGAGTTATATAAAATATATAAAATCAGGTCAATCAGATCTTTGGGCCTATGGAATATCAGGAGATCATCCTATAGTTTTAGCTACTTTAGATAAAGAAAGTGGAATAGATATAGTAAGACAATTATTAATTGCTTATAGATATTGGAAAATGAAAAATATAAATGTAGACTTAATAATAGTTAATACTAAAGAAAGTTCTTATATGAAGACAATAGAAGATTCTATATTAAATTTAATAAATACTCTAGGATTAATGAATAATATAAATAAATCAGCAGGGATATTTTTATTTAATAAATCTACTATGAAGGAAGAGGCTTTAAGTTTATTGAAGGCCATATGTAGGTTGTATATAGACGCTAATAAAGGTTCTTTAGCAGAACAAATAGATACAGGTAATAATAAAAATAAGGAATTAGATTTATTACAAAAAAAAGAAATACAATATACTGCTAAGCCATATAATTTTAAAGTACCTAAATTAGAGTACTTTAATGATATAGGTGGATTTGATATAGGGAATAATGAATATACCATAGTGTTAGAGAATTATAATAATACTCCATTACCATGGATAAATGTAATGTCTAATGGTAACTTTGGATTTCATGTATCAGAGAGTGGATCATCCTATAGTTGGTATAAAAATAGTCGAGAAAATAAGCTAACCAATTGGTGCAATGATCCAGTAATAGATGGAGAAAGTGAGCATCTTTATATAAGAGATGAAGAAACAGGCGAAATATGGAGTATTACACCTAAACCTATAAGAGATGAGGGGAAGTATATAATAAATCATGGATTTGGATATTCTAATTTTAAGCATTATACAAAGGGCATAATTGGGGAAATTACAAGTTATTGTCCTATAGAGGATAACTGTAAAATATCTATAATAAAACTTAAAAACAACACTAATATAAAAAGAGAAATATCTGTTACTTATTATGCTTCAACAGTTTTAGGGGTATCTAAACAGTTAAGTTCACCATATATAAGTACCTATTTAGATAAAGAAAATTTTATATATTCTAGAAATCCTTATAATAGTAGTTTTAGAGAAACTACCGCTTATTTAAAAATAGTAGGAGGAGAAGAAGAATCCTTTACAGGGAATAGAAAAGAATTTTTAGGTATTGATGGTACTATAGAAAATCCTAAAGCATTAAATTATGAAAAACTAAGTAATGAAGTAGGTGCAGGTATAGATCCTTGTATGGCTGAAAATTCAAAAATAACCTTAGAACCTAATGAAGAAAAGGTATTGATAGCTATATTAGGAGCAGAAGACAGTATAGAGACTGTAAAAGAAAATATTAATAAGTATGACAATGAAATAGTAGCCTTTAAAGAATTAGATAATACTAAGGAATACTGGAAAAGTCTTACTGAAACTATAAAAGTAAAAACCCCAGATAAAAGTATGGACTTAATGTTAAATGGATGGCTTTTATATCAGGTAATAGTGTGTAGGTTATGGGCTAGAACAGCTTTTTATCAATCAGGAGGTGCATATGGATTTAGAGATCAGCTTCAGGATGTAATGTCAGTATGCTATATAGATCCAGAGATAACAAAAAAACAAATAATATATAGTTCTTCAAGACAGTTTAAAGAGGGAGATGTTCAGCATTGGTGGCATCCAGTAGTAGAAAGTGGTATAAGAACTAGATTTTCAGATGATTTATTATGGCTTCCTTATGTAACTATAGATTATATAAAGAACACAGGAGATTATAGTATTCTAGATGAAAGTACAAATTATTTGGAAGAACCACCATTAAAAGAAGGAGAAGATGAAAGATATAATGTAGCTTCTGTATCTCGTGAAAAAGGAACAATATATGAACATTGCATAAGAGCTATTAACAGAGCTTTAAAATTTGGAGAACATAATATACCTTTAATGGGTTCTGGTGACTGGAATGACGGCATGAGTACAGTAGGGAATCAAGGAAAAGGAGAAAGCGTTTGGCTTGGATGGTTTTTGTATACTATATTAGAGTCATTTATAAATATATGTGACTATAAAAAAGATGTTGTAAATATGGAACGATATAAAGAATATTTACAATTTATAAAAGAAAATATAGAAAAAAATGCGTGGGATGGAAGTTGGTATAGAAGGGCTTACTTTGATAATGGCACTCCTTTAGGTTCTATAGAAAATGAAGAATGTACCATAGATTCTTTATCACAATCTTGGTCAGTGTTATCAGGAGCAGGTAAAGAAGATAGAGTTAAAGAGGCAATGGCAGCTGTTGAAAGAAATCTTATTAAAAAGGATAAAGGAATAATTGCTCTCTTAACTCCAGCATTTGACAAATCTACTTTACAGCCAGGATATATTAAAGGATATTTACCTGGTGTTAGAGAGAATGGAGGACAGTATACTCATGCAGCAATATGGGTAGTATTAGCTTTCTCTAAATTAAAAATGGAGGATAAGGCATGGAGCTTATTTAATATGATAAATCCTATAAATCATACAAAATCTTATTTTAACTGCCAAAATTACAAAGTTGAACCTTATGTTATGACTGCAGATATATATGATGTAGAACCTCATATAGGAAGAGGTGGTTGGAGCTGGTATACAGGAGCTGCTTCATGGATGTATAGAACAGGCATAGAGGGAATATTAGGATTAAAATTAAAGGGGAAAGATGGTTTTTATGTAGATCCATGTATTCCTAAAGATTGGAGTGAATATGAAATACTCTATAATAGAGGAAACTGTAAATATAATATAAAAGTTGTTAGGGAAAATAAAAAAGAACTTTGGGTAGATGGTAAACTAAAAGAGGGAAATATTATACCAATATTTGAAGAAGGTACTCATGAAATAAAGGTCATAATATAA
- a CDS encoding Cof-type HAD-IIB family hydrolase — protein sequence MYKLIALDMDGTLLNDKKTISIENKEAIKSAISNGSKVVLATGRPLKGIEKYLKELNLINNGDYAIAFNGALVQETKTGKVLYENNMTKEDLKILYKLSKELDVDIHFLTIGECYTPKFNVYSQIETTLNNIPLNIIDFDNIPEDLKIIKIMFVGSEEKITEIIKLVPKELQEKYNVVRTASIYLEFLNKYTSKGYGVEKLCNILNIDKKEVICAGDAENDIHMIEYAGLGVAMGNAYPQVKKVANYITKNNEDHGVAQVINKFVLNK from the coding sequence ATGTATAAATTAATAGCATTAGACATGGATGGAACTCTTCTTAATGATAAAAAAACTATCTCTATAGAAAATAAAGAAGCTATAAAATCTGCTATATCTAACGGATCTAAAGTAGTTTTAGCTACAGGAAGGCCTCTTAAAGGTATTGAAAAATATTTAAAAGAATTAAATTTAATTAACAATGGTGATTATGCTATTGCTTTTAACGGTGCTTTAGTTCAGGAAACAAAAACAGGTAAAGTTTTATATGAAAATAATATGACTAAAGAGGATTTAAAAATATTATATAAATTAAGCAAAGAATTAGATGTAGATATTCACTTCTTAACTATTGGTGAATGCTATACACCTAAATTTAATGTGTATAGCCAAATAGAAACTACTCTTAATAATATACCTTTAAATATAATAGATTTTGATAATATACCTGAGGATTTAAAAATAATAAAAATAATGTTTGTGGGTAGCGAAGAAAAAATAACTGAAATAATTAAACTAGTACCAAAGGAACTCCAGGAAAAGTATAATGTTGTAAGAACCGCATCTATTTATTTAGAATTTTTAAATAAGTATACAAGCAAAGGCTATGGTGTAGAAAAATTATGTAATATTTTAAACATAGATAAAAAAGAAGTAATATGTGCTGGTGATGCAGAAAATGACATACATATGATAGAATATGCTGGTCTAGGAGTAGCTATGGGAAATGCTTATCCGCAAGTTAAAAAAGTAGCTAACTATATTACTAAAAATAATGAAGATCATGGCGTTGCACAGGTAATAAATAAATTTGTATTAAATAAATAA
- the trpS gene encoding tryptophan--tRNA ligase, whose protein sequence is MEDNKKVIFSGIQPSGNLTLGNYLGALKNWVKLQDEYDCYYCVVDLHAITVKQEPKDLRRRTLEVLAIYIASGIDPDKNTIFIQSHVPTHCEAGWLLNCNTYIGELFRMTQYKDKSQRYGESVSAGLLTYPVLMAADILLYNTDLVPVGKDQKQHLEITRDLAQRFNNLYSPTFKIPEPYIPEAGAKIMDLQDPTKKMSKSSDNENSYILIMDPPDAIRRKINRCVTDSLGIVKYTDDQPGIKNLMTILSTITGMDMEEIEKKYAGKGYAQFKNDVAEAIISELEPIQNKVNELLTNKEYLESIYKKGAEKAYKASYKMLRKMQKKIGFIPR, encoded by the coding sequence ATGGAAGATAATAAAAAGGTTATATTCAGTGGAATTCAGCCTTCTGGAAATTTAACTTTAGGTAATTATTTAGGTGCATTGAAAAATTGGGTTAAATTACAGGATGAATACGATTGTTATTATTGTGTAGTGGATCTGCATGCTATAACAGTAAAACAAGAACCTAAAGATTTAAGAAGAAGAACTTTAGAGGTATTAGCAATATATATAGCTTCAGGTATAGATCCTGATAAAAATACTATATTTATACAATCACATGTACCTACTCATTGTGAAGCAGGATGGCTTTTAAACTGTAACACATATATAGGAGAATTGTTTAGAATGACTCAGTATAAAGATAAATCTCAACGCTATGGAGAATCTGTAAGTGCAGGGTTATTAACTTATCCAGTTTTAATGGCTGCAGATATATTATTATACAATACAGATTTGGTACCAGTAGGGAAAGATCAAAAGCAACATTTAGAAATAACAAGAGATTTAGCTCAAAGATTTAATAATTTATATAGTCCAACTTTTAAAATTCCAGAGCCATATATACCAGAAGCTGGAGCTAAAATAATGGATCTTCAAGATCCAACTAAAAAAATGTCTAAGTCATCAGATAATGAAAATTCATATATATTAATTATGGATCCACCAGATGCTATAAGAAGAAAAATTAATAGGTGTGTAACAGATAGCTTAGGAATAGTTAAATATACAGATGATCAGCCAGGAATTAAAAATCTGATGACAATACTAAGTACAATAACTGGAATGGATATGGAAGAGATAGAAAAGAAATATGCAGGAAAAGGATATGCTCAATTTAAAAATGATGTGGCAGAAGCTATAATTTCAGAACTGGAACCAATTCAAAACAAAGTAAATGAATTATTAACTAATAAAGAATATTTAGAATCCATATATAAAAAAGGAGCAGAAAAAGCTTATAAAGCATCTTATAAAATGCTAAGAAAAATGCAAAAAAAGATAGGATTTATACCTAGATAG